A genomic window from Sulfurospirillum diekertiae includes:
- a CDS encoding flagellar export protein FliJ, producing the protein MKSQFSKIAKIRKQKRDAIERELLKSQNKERMLNHKIAALYDEISAVQIPKEGMISLLLMVGEQKSILNRDKKRCEQELVSVQRNTKQLQSEYKKAHIEYEKFKYLEEQELQTMMEKLKREEQLYLDEISTMLFAGEISKKGRE; encoded by the coding sequence ATGAAAAGCCAGTTCTCCAAGATTGCTAAAATTCGAAAACAAAAACGTGATGCAATCGAGCGTGAACTCTTAAAAAGCCAAAATAAAGAGCGCATGTTAAATCATAAAATAGCGGCTCTTTACGATGAAATTTCGGCAGTTCAAATACCGAAAGAAGGTATGATTTCACTCCTTCTCATGGTTGGTGAGCAAAAAAGCATCTTAAATCGTGATAAAAAACGTTGTGAGCAAGAACTTGTTTCTGTTCAGCGAAACACAAAACAGCTCCAATCAGAGTATAAAAAAGCACATATTGAATATGAAAAGTTTAAGTATCTTGAAGAGCAAGAGCTTCAAACGATGATGGAGAAGCTCAAACGTGAAGAACAGCTCTATTTGGACGAAATATCAACCATGTTATTTGCGGGTGAAATAAGTAAAAAAGGTCGAGAATGA
- a CDS encoding adenylosuccinate synthase — translation MKADMIVGIQWGDEGKGKIVDLMAQHYDVVCRYQGGHNAGHTIWVDGVRYALHLIPSGILNPKALNVIGNGVVVCPDALIKEMAQFEKLAGRLFVSDKAHMILNHHILIDQAKEKLRGAKAIGTTGRGIGPSYGSKIERSGHRLGELRDTNKLARALVEFYDENRALFNALGIVTPDFETLKSELDGYAKALLPFLTDTTHMVWKCLDENKKVLLEGAQGTMLDVDHGTYPFVTSSNTISAGACVGLGLNPKDIGKVTGIVKAYCTRVGNGPFPTEDFGTEGDELREKGHEYGTSTGRARRCGWFDAVACRYASRINGCDDLAIMKLDVLDGFETVKVCVAYEVNGQRVETLPQDLDNVKPIYEELPGWKSVVGCRKFEDLPEAAKTYLKRLEVLTGTKIGLISTSPDRNDTIIL, via the coding sequence ATGAAAGCTGATATGATCGTAGGAATTCAATGGGGTGATGAAGGAAAGGGTAAGATCGTTGATCTTATGGCTCAACACTATGATGTTGTTTGCCGTTATCAAGGCGGTCACAACGCAGGTCACACGATCTGGGTAGATGGTGTACGTTATGCACTTCATTTGATTCCTTCTGGTATTTTAAATCCAAAAGCACTCAATGTTATTGGCAATGGTGTCGTTGTTTGTCCTGATGCCCTCATTAAAGAGATGGCACAATTTGAAAAGCTTGCAGGTCGCCTGTTTGTTAGTGACAAAGCACATATGATTCTTAATCATCATATTTTAATTGACCAAGCCAAAGAAAAACTTCGTGGCGCTAAAGCCATTGGTACAACAGGACGTGGCATTGGACCAAGTTACGGAAGTAAAATTGAGCGTAGCGGACACCGTTTAGGTGAACTAAGAGACACCAACAAACTTGCACGTGCCTTGGTTGAATTTTACGATGAGAACAGAGCGCTCTTTAATGCCCTTGGTATTGTAACACCTGATTTTGAGACACTTAAAAGTGAATTAGACGGCTATGCTAAAGCCCTTTTACCTTTCTTGACAGACACGACACACATGGTTTGGAAATGTTTGGATGAGAACAAAAAAGTACTCTTAGAAGGCGCTCAAGGAACGATGCTTGATGTGGATCATGGTACGTATCCTTTTGTAACGAGCTCCAATACGATCAGTGCAGGTGCCTGTGTTGGTTTGGGACTCAATCCTAAAGATATTGGTAAGGTGACAGGTATTGTTAAGGCGTACTGCACCCGTGTGGGTAATGGACCATTCCCTACAGAAGATTTTGGAACGGAAGGCGATGAACTTCGTGAGAAAGGTCACGAATATGGTACTTCTACGGGTCGTGCTCGCCGTTGTGGTTGGTTTGATGCCGTTGCATGCCGCTATGCGAGTCGCATCAATGGTTGTGATGATCTTGCCATTATGAAGCTTGATGTATTAGATGGTTTTGAAACCGTTAAAGTGTGTGTTGCTTATGAAGTAAACGGTCAGAGAGTTGAAACACTGCCGCAAGATTTGGATAATGTTAAACCAATTTATGAAGAGTTGCCAGGTTGGAAGAGTGTTGTTGGATGTCGTAAATTTGAAGATCTTCCTGAAGCTGCCAAAACGTATCTTAAACGCCTTGAAGTTTTGACAGGCACAAAAATAGGACTTATCTCAACAAGTCCAGATAGAAACGATACAATTATCTTGTAA
- a CDS encoding sulfite exporter TauE/SafE family protein: MCGGFVMAYSSAKIDSSTSSFRQFLAHLTYNLGRISAYTFLGMFFGALGSIFTFSAQINGYFYFVIGILMVLMGLSMMGKIKFLTSLEATVAFNPLIKTLFSHLIHSKSMGSFYGLGLLNGFLPCGLVYFFLAAATTSGSFLLGGFTMAIFGLSTMPAMLGLGFIVGFLKGSEFREVMIKIASLIIVGYGIYMAYLGYSAAII, encoded by the coding sequence ATGTGTGGAGGATTTGTCATGGCATACAGTAGTGCTAAGATTGACTCTTCCACGTCTTCATTCAGACAATTTCTCGCACATCTTACTTACAATCTAGGACGAATTAGCGCCTATACATTTCTTGGCATGTTTTTTGGTGCATTGGGGAGTATTTTTACCTTTTCCGCCCAGATTAATGGTTATTTCTACTTTGTCATTGGTATTCTTATGGTTTTAATGGGATTATCAATGATGGGAAAAATAAAATTTTTAACTTCATTAGAGGCAACTGTCGCTTTTAATCCTTTGATTAAAACACTTTTTTCACATCTCATTCACTCTAAATCCATGGGAAGTTTTTATGGGCTAGGTCTTTTAAATGGTTTCTTGCCATGCGGTCTAGTCTATTTCTTTTTAGCGGCTGCAACCACTTCGGGTTCTTTTCTTTTGGGTGGCTTCACAATGGCTATTTTTGGACTTTCAACGATGCCTGCAATGTTAGGGCTTGGATTTATTGTAGGATTTTTAAAAGGAAGTGAATTTAGAGAAGTTATGATTAAAATAGCTTCATTGATTATTGTTGGTTATGGAATTTATATGGCGTATCTTGGTTACAGTGCAGCAATTATATGA
- a CDS encoding DUF507 family protein yields MKIRLPHAPYIANKIAIDILNCGFVTMLKGLEPIVKVAEDLIVADIKQETALEERVTEILDQNEDEMEFQRVDRRSMFWLIKKKLAREFGVTLSYEDRYNDIAHQILEICWKSGLIDYNVTENRVKNVVYTAIETYIANFQAIEDDVAEKISNYKRTLVPGSEEYDLIFEKLYEEELRKRGMLV; encoded by the coding sequence ATGAAAATCAGATTGCCTCATGCCCCTTATATTGCCAATAAAATAGCGATCGATATTTTAAATTGTGGATTTGTTACCATGCTTAAGGGCTTAGAGCCTATTGTAAAAGTCGCTGAGGATTTGATTGTTGCCGATATTAAACAAGAGACTGCGCTTGAAGAGCGTGTTACAGAGATTTTGGATCAAAATGAAGATGAGATGGAGTTTCAGCGAGTTGACCGAAGAAGTATGTTTTGGTTAATTAAGAAAAAACTTGCACGTGAATTTGGTGTTACATTGTCCTATGAAGATAGGTATAACGATATTGCGCACCAAATTTTAGAGATCTGTTGGAAAAGTGGTTTGATTGACTATAATGTCACCGAAAATCGTGTTAAGAATGTTGTTTATACTGCGATTGAAACGTATATTGCGAATTTTCAAGCGATTGAAGATGATGTAGCAGAGAAAATTTCAAATTACAAGCGAACCTTAGTTCCTGGTTCTGAAGAGTATGATTTGATTTTTGAAAAGCTCTATGAAGAAGAGCTTAGAAAAAGAGGAATGTTAGTATGA
- a CDS encoding cytochrome c oxidase, cbb3-type, CcoQ subunit, producing METIREIQAYAYVVATVFLVVMMYGYLYHLYKAEKKGTRNYEQYGDIALHDNIDDTPVETRTPSNKEKE from the coding sequence ATGGAAACAATTAGAGAAATTCAAGCATATGCTTATGTGGTAGCTACAGTTTTTTTGGTCGTAATGATGTATGGTTATTTGTATCACCTTTACAAGGCTGAAAAAAAAGGTACACGAAATTATGAGCAATATGGCGATATCGCATTGCATGACAATATTGACGATACTCCAGTTGAAACCCGTACTCCATCAAACAAAGAGAAAGAATAA
- a CDS encoding c-type cytochrome — MNWLNDNVNVLSLLGAAAILILTIFVVGKYIRQMQTDKNSGELAKENWDGIGEYKNVPPIGWALSFVGVIIWGLWYFLAGYPLASYSQIGEYNQEVKSYNTHFESKFANPDNATLMGMGEGVFLVQCAPCHGVTGDGMNGKAMNLAKWGNEAAIVATILGGAKGSNYPLGEMPAGLLDAESAKAVAAYVMQEVSVVKKSSNPALVESGKALWATCAACHGDDGKGMAGSAPDLSVYGNAKFVVNVLGLGKKGTIGNMPQFNDGRLTNVQKTAVGTYVSSLAK; from the coding sequence ATGAATTGGCTGAATGACAATGTAAACGTATTATCATTGCTTGGTGCAGCAGCAATTTTAATTCTCACTATTTTTGTTGTTGGTAAATATATAAGACAGATGCAAACCGATAAAAATAGCGGAGAATTAGCAAAAGAGAATTGGGATGGTATTGGAGAATACAAAAATGTACCTCCTATTGGTTGGGCACTCTCCTTTGTAGGAGTTATTATATGGGGATTATGGTATTTCCTTGCTGGATACCCTCTTGCGAGTTATTCACAAATAGGTGAATATAACCAAGAAGTAAAAAGCTACAACACTCATTTTGAGAGTAAATTTGCAAATCCTGACAATGCTACATTGATGGGAATGGGTGAGGGCGTTTTCTTGGTACAATGCGCACCATGCCATGGTGTAACGGGTGATGGCATGAATGGAAAAGCAATGAACTTAGCCAAATGGGGTAATGAAGCAGCGATTGTTGCTACTATTCTGGGTGGTGCAAAAGGTTCAAATTATCCTCTTGGTGAGATGCCAGCTGGACTTTTGGATGCAGAAAGTGCCAAAGCCGTTGCAGCATATGTAATGCAAGAAGTTTCTGTAGTTAAAAAAAGTAGCAATCCAGCACTTGTTGAGAGTGGTAAAGCACTGTGGGCAACATGTGCTGCATGTCACGGTGATGATGGTAAAGGAATGGCTGGAAGCGCGCCAGATCTTAGCGTCTATGGTAATGCTAAATTTGTTGTCAATGTCCTTGGTTTGGGTAAAAAAGGAACGATTGGTAATATGCCACAGTTTAATGATGGACGCTTAACCAATGTTCAAAAAACAGCGGTTGGCACTTATGTCAGCTCTTTAGCAAAATAA
- a CDS encoding DUF4006 family protein encodes MENTNRNVFGLNGITGMLIATVLLLSILGVLTFFGLKAQQAVADKPYKITDPQALQMRDAANANQKVIAK; translated from the coding sequence ATGGAAAATACAAATCGAAACGTCTTTGGACTTAATGGTATTACAGGAATGTTGATTGCAACAGTATTGTTGCTCTCTATTCTTGGGGTATTAACATTCTTTGGATTAAAGGCACAACAAGCAGTTGCTGATAAACCTTATAAGATTACGGATCCGCAAGCACTTCAAATGAGAGATGCTGCGAATGCGAATCAAAAAGTTATAGCAAAATAA
- the ccoN gene encoding cytochrome-c oxidase, cbb3-type subunit I gives MQARDALNYDYSVAKCFTYAAILFGIVGMLIGVVIAYQMAFPELNYLAGEYGTFSRLRPLHTSGVIFGFLLSGIFAAWYYIGQRVLKVSIAESPFLMFISKLHFWLYMILMVCAVISLFMGISTSKEYAELEWPLDILVVVVWVLWGLNIFGLIGIRREKTLYISMWYFIATFLGVAMLYLFNNMEVPTYFVAGTGKWYHSVSMYAGSNDAMVQWWYGHNAVAFIFTVPIIAMIYYFLPKESGQPVFSYKLSLLSFWGLMFVYLWAGGHHLLYSTVPDWVQTMGSIFSIILILPSWGSAINILLTMKGQWGQLKENPLIKLMIFASTFYMFSTLEGPILAIKSVNALAHFTDWVPGHVHDGTLGWVGFMIMAALYHMAPRMFNREIFSKKLIEAQFWIQTTGIVLYFSSMWIAGITQGMMWRATDQFGNLAYSFIDTVTVLIPYYAIRATGGLLYLVGFFIFTYNMYKTMTVSKAIEAEPQNASPMAA, from the coding sequence ATGCAGGCTAGAGATGCATTGAACTATGACTATTCAGTAGCCAAATGTTTTACCTACGCAGCGATCCTTTTTGGAATCGTTGGTATGTTAATAGGCGTGGTTATCGCTTATCAAATGGCTTTCCCTGAGTTGAATTACTTGGCAGGTGAATATGGTACTTTCAGTCGTTTAAGACCATTACATACGTCAGGAGTAATTTTTGGATTCTTACTAAGCGGAATCTTTGCAGCGTGGTACTATATCGGGCAAAGAGTACTCAAGGTTTCGATTGCAGAATCACCATTCTTAATGTTCATATCAAAGCTTCATTTTTGGCTCTATATGATTTTAATGGTATGTGCAGTTATTTCCCTTTTTATGGGTATTTCTACTTCTAAAGAGTACGCAGAACTTGAATGGCCATTGGATATTCTTGTTGTCGTGGTATGGGTACTCTGGGGATTAAATATTTTTGGTCTCATTGGTATTAGGCGCGAGAAGACGCTTTATATTTCTATGTGGTATTTTATTGCAACATTTCTTGGTGTTGCTATGTTGTACCTTTTCAATAACATGGAAGTTCCAACCTACTTTGTTGCGGGCACAGGAAAATGGTATCACTCCGTTTCTATGTATGCAGGCTCAAATGATGCAATGGTACAATGGTGGTATGGTCACAATGCCGTAGCATTTATTTTTACCGTGCCTATTATTGCGATGATCTACTATTTCTTACCAAAAGAGTCTGGTCAACCAGTTTTTTCTTATAAACTATCACTTCTTTCTTTCTGGGGATTGATGTTCGTATACCTTTGGGCAGGTGGACACCACTTACTTTACTCAACTGTTCCAGATTGGGTACAAACCATGGGTTCAATTTTCTCAATTATTTTGATTCTTCCTTCTTGGGGTAGTGCGATTAACATTCTCCTTACGATGAAAGGACAGTGGGGTCAACTCAAAGAGAATCCATTGATTAAATTGATGATTTTTGCTTCAACATTCTATATGTTTAGTACTCTTGAAGGTCCAATCTTAGCGATTAAATCTGTTAATGCCCTTGCGCACTTTACAGATTGGGTTCCTGGACACGTTCATGATGGTACATTAGGCTGGGTTGGTTTTATGATCATGGCAGCACTGTATCATATGGCTCCTCGTATGTTTAACCGTGAAATTTTCAGTAAAAAATTAATTGAAGCACAATTTTGGATTCAAACAACGGGTATCGTACTTTATTTCTCAAGTATGTGGATTGCAGGTATTACACAAGGTATGATGTGGAGAGCAACAGACCAATTTGGTAACCTTGCTTATTCATTTATTGATACTGTGACTGTATTGATTCCTTACTATGCTATTCGTGCAACAGGTGGTTTACTATACCTTGTCGGTTTCTTCATATTCACTTACAATATGTATAAAACAATGACTGTAAGTAAAGCAATTGAGGCTGAACCTCAAAATGCTTCACCTATGGCAGCGTAA
- a CDS encoding MotE family protein: MKCIWILLISSLVYAETIDCTQVFETRKGELLHEVEKIDEARQSFEALQAATNALFEKQKNALKEKENALAKTKAEIEAKEQQIAAMLAENKKLLEQVESKKNDKLDETYIKMKDAAAAAIVEKLPIHEGAAIIFGLPPKKISQILAKMNPQIASDITQRLKKGPPFVEDNQTKE, translated from the coding sequence ATGAAGTGTATTTGGATCTTATTGATCAGCTCTTTAGTGTATGCAGAAACGATTGATTGTACGCAAGTCTTTGAAACGCGCAAAGGGGAACTTTTGCATGAAGTTGAAAAAATCGATGAAGCACGACAATCCTTTGAAGCTTTGCAAGCCGCAACGAATGCACTTTTTGAAAAACAAAAGAATGCACTCAAAGAGAAAGAAAATGCATTGGCTAAAACTAAAGCTGAGATCGAAGCCAAAGAGCAACAGATTGCTGCAATGTTGGCTGAAAATAAAAAGCTTTTAGAGCAAGTTGAATCGAAGAAAAATGATAAACTAGATGAGACCTATATTAAGATGAAAGATGCGGCAGCTGCCGCTATTGTTGAAAAACTCCCTATTCATGAGGGAGCAGCCATTATTTTTGGATTGCCACCTAAGAAAATATCGCAAATCTTAGCAAAGATGAATCCCCAAATTGCTTCTGATATTACCCAACGCCTTAAGAAAGGTCCTCCTTTTGTAGAAGATAATCAAACAAAAGAGTGA
- the ccoO gene encoding cytochrome-c oxidase, cbb3-type subunit II, protein MFHWLERNPFFFAVGVFLVIAYAGVVTILPDFMETARPVVGTKPYTVLQLAGRQVYIKDDCNACHSQLVRPFKSETDRYGMYSLSGEYAYDRPFLWGSKRTGPDLMRVGNYRTSDWHEYHMSDPISVVPGSIMPAYKHMFKNIADIDTAYAEALTVKKVFNTPYDQPDMPKLGTHEEAKKAVMEEAALIVADMKSQEVKEAFKRGEIKEIVALIAYLNSLK, encoded by the coding sequence ATGTTTCATTGGTTAGAAAGAAACCCATTCTTTTTTGCGGTAGGTGTATTTTTGGTGATTGCATATGCAGGTGTTGTAACAATTTTACCTGATTTTATGGAGACAGCACGTCCAGTTGTTGGTACAAAGCCTTATACAGTACTTCAATTAGCAGGCCGTCAAGTCTACATTAAAGATGACTGTAATGCATGTCATTCACAATTGGTTCGTCCATTCAAATCAGAGACAGACCGTTACGGTATGTACTCTTTAAGTGGTGAGTATGCTTACGATAGACCATTCCTTTGGGGTTCTAAAAGAACTGGACCAGATTTGATGCGGGTTGGAAACTATCGAACAAGCGACTGGCATGAGTATCATATGTCTGATCCTATCAGCGTTGTTCCTGGTTCTATTATGCCAGCGTACAAGCATATGTTTAAAAACATTGCTGACATTGATACAGCATACGCAGAAGCATTGACCGTAAAAAAAGTTTTCAACACACCTTACGATCAACCTGATATGCCTAAACTTGGTACCCATGAAGAGGCTAAAAAAGCTGTTATGGAAGAAGCTGCACTGATTGTTGCAGACATGAAAAGCCAAGAGGTTAAAGAGGCATTTAAACGCGGTGAGATCAAAGAGATTGTGGCCCTCATTGCCTATCTCAATAGCTTAAAATAA
- a CDS encoding response regulator transcription factor produces MSGLSKLTVLFVEDEEDLRNALESAIGDEFAKFIVARDGDDGLKKFKKYKPDIVVTDIMMPVMDGLMMAKEIKHISKQTPIIILSAFSEKERLLEAIDVGIDKYLIKPIDPDELLTTLKFVSKEMLDQSDIVELGYSYQFDKSRRVLVKEGKTIFLTKKELLFISVLVKNLGVFVLHEEIKKYVWTNKKVTDSAIRTFIKRVREKTDKEFIKNIPGLGYKINTQER; encoded by the coding sequence ATGAGTGGATTGTCAAAATTGACGGTTTTGTTTGTTGAGGACGAAGAAGATCTCAGAAATGCCTTAGAGAGCGCCATCGGGGATGAGTTTGCTAAGTTCATTGTTGCACGTGATGGTGATGATGGGTTAAAAAAATTCAAAAAGTATAAACCTGACATTGTTGTCACAGATATTATGATGCCGGTTATGGATGGTTTAATGATGGCAAAAGAGATTAAACATATATCGAAGCAAACCCCTATTATTATTTTAAGTGCATTTAGTGAAAAAGAGCGATTGTTAGAGGCGATTGATGTTGGTATTGACAAGTATCTCATCAAACCAATTGATCCAGATGAGCTCTTAACAACACTCAAATTTGTTTCCAAAGAGATGTTAGATCAAAGTGATATCGTTGAATTAGGATACAGCTATCAGTTTGATAAAAGTAGACGGGTTTTAGTGAAAGAGGGTAAAACAATTTTCTTAACTAAAAAAGAGTTACTTTTTATCTCAGTTCTTGTTAAAAATTTAGGTGTATTTGTCCTTCATGAAGAGATTAAAAAGTATGTTTGGACAAACAAAAAAGTAACAGATTCAGCCATACGTACCTTTATTAAGCGTGTTCGTGAAAAAACAGATAAAGAGTTTATCAAAAATATTCCCGGTCTTGGCTACAAAATCAACACGCAAGAACGATAA
- the carA gene encoding glutamine-hydrolyzing carbamoyl-phosphate synthase small subunit has protein sequence MMLKPVWIYLENGVFLEAKSFGFDGSKTGEIVFNTSMSGYQEIMSDPSYAGQFVVFTMPEIGIVGCNENDMESSTIYASGMFVRSLNETPSNFRSHETLPEFLKKYESMGICDIDTRYLTKMIRDSGPKMMIASTEVSDPAKLKAMLEASPRIEDVNYIEKVSTPKSYVHVNGVWDAEAQAYNATPKRLGKKILAVDLGIKRNILNELCEVGLDVEVIPHNFSADDVIARYKKGEIHGLFLSNGPGDPLILKDEAVQIQKLIEAKVPMFAICLGHQLLSIAHGYPTYKLKFGQHGGNHPVKNMKTSIVEITTQNHNYNVPDDICKVARITHVNLFDNTIEGLEYNNSPIFSVQHHPEASAGPQESRYIFQEFANRL, from the coding sequence ATGATGTTAAAACCTGTATGGATTTATCTTGAAAATGGTGTTTTTTTAGAAGCAAAAAGTTTTGGTTTTGATGGTTCAAAAACAGGAGAGATTGTTTTTAATACCTCTATGAGTGGTTACCAAGAAATCATGAGTGATCCGAGCTATGCAGGACAGTTTGTTGTATTTACAATGCCTGAAATTGGTATTGTGGGATGCAATGAGAATGATATGGAAAGTTCTACGATTTATGCGAGCGGTATGTTTGTGCGAAGTCTTAACGAAACGCCTTCTAATTTCCGTTCACATGAAACGTTACCCGAGTTTTTGAAAAAATATGAAAGTATGGGTATTTGTGACATTGATACACGCTATCTTACCAAAATGATTCGAGATTCAGGCCCTAAAATGATGATCGCTTCAACAGAAGTGAGCGATCCTGCAAAGCTCAAAGCCATGCTTGAAGCCAGCCCTCGTATTGAAGATGTCAACTATATTGAAAAAGTCAGCACTCCAAAATCTTATGTCCATGTCAACGGTGTTTGGGACGCTGAAGCTCAAGCGTATAATGCCACACCTAAACGATTGGGTAAAAAAATTCTTGCCGTAGATTTAGGCATTAAACGCAATATCTTAAATGAACTTTGTGAAGTTGGACTTGATGTTGAGGTTATCCCTCATAATTTTAGTGCTGATGATGTCATTGCTCGCTACAAAAAAGGTGAAATCCACGGACTCTTTTTATCCAATGGCCCCGGGGATCCACTTATTTTGAAAGATGAAGCGGTACAAATTCAAAAATTAATTGAAGCAAAAGTACCTATGTTTGCTATCTGTTTAGGACACCAATTACTTTCTATTGCGCATGGGTATCCGACCTATAAGTTAAAATTTGGACAACATGGTGGTAATCACCCTGTTAAAAATATGAAAACTAGTATTGTGGAAATTACAACGCAAAACCATAATTACAATGTTCCTGATGATATTTGTAAGGTCGCTCGTATTACGCATGTGAATCTTTTTGATAATACGATTGAGGGGCTTGAATACAATAACTCGCCCATTTTTTCCGTACAGCATCATCCTGAAGCGAGTGCAGGTCCGCAAGAGAGTCGATACATTTTCCAAGAGTTTGCCAATAGACTTTAA
- a CDS encoding PAS domain-containing sensor histidine kinase — protein MKLEQYQSAIESSNIISKTDIFGIITFVNDEFCKISGYTKEELVGKNHNIVRHPDVPASTFKQLWQTILQKKTYKSTVKNLAKDGSTFYVNTTVFPILDENGDIEEFIAIRYDVTESVRLSEALIAKDEELEELNETLEERVKEQTKALTILNQTLEERVREEVEKNREKDRILFQQSRLASMGEMIANIAHQWRQPLSELNITLYKMNKLYRLQNEGKGIEFEDSYAHAKKIVSKMSETIEDFRHFFSPDRQSEVFALSHVANEAMDIMRGTLEKNEVTIELNIKKDANIRGYFNEFSQVLINLINNTIDAFCNNKIKNRLIYIEIDTLGLGDAIIKVCDNAGGIESTILDKIFEPYFTTKHASAGTGLGLYMSKMIINNSMQGLIVAENCNDGVCFTITIPSVKE, from the coding sequence ATGAAATTAGAACAATATCAGAGTGCTATTGAAAGCAGTAATATTATCTCAAAAACCGATATTTTCGGTATTATCACCTTTGTTAATGATGAGTTTTGCAAAATTTCGGGTTATACTAAAGAAGAGCTAGTAGGAAAAAACCATAATATTGTAAGACATCCTGACGTACCTGCTTCGACATTTAAGCAACTTTGGCAAACCATACTTCAAAAAAAAACGTATAAGTCAACGGTTAAAAATCTAGCCAAAGATGGCAGTACGTTTTACGTCAATACGACAGTTTTCCCTATACTCGATGAAAATGGTGATATTGAAGAGTTTATTGCTATTCGTTATGATGTGACAGAAAGTGTCCGCTTAAGCGAGGCGCTGATAGCCAAAGATGAAGAGCTCGAAGAACTTAATGAAACCCTTGAAGAGAGAGTTAAAGAACAGACGAAAGCCTTAACAATCCTCAATCAAACGTTGGAAGAGCGTGTGAGAGAAGAAGTTGAAAAAAATCGTGAGAAAGATCGTATTTTATTTCAGCAATCACGTCTTGCTTCGATGGGTGAAATGATCGCCAATATTGCACACCAATGGAGACAGCCCCTTTCTGAGCTTAATATCACACTTTATAAAATGAACAAGCTCTATCGTCTTCAAAATGAAGGTAAAGGGATAGAGTTTGAAGACAGTTACGCGCATGCCAAAAAGATTGTTTCCAAAATGTCCGAAACCATTGAAGATTTCCGTCATTTTTTCAGCCCTGATCGTCAAAGTGAAGTTTTTGCGCTAAGTCATGTGGCGAACGAAGCAATGGATATTATGCGAGGTACTTTAGAAAAAAATGAAGTTACTATCGAGCTTAATATAAAAAAAGATGCCAACATCAGAGGTTATTTTAATGAATTTTCTCAAGTCTTAATCAATTTAATCAATAATACGATTGACGCATTTTGCAACAACAAAATAAAAAATAGATTAATTTATATTGAAATTGACACATTAGGGCTTGGAGATGCTATAATTAAAGTCTGCGATAATGCTGGTGGGATTGAGTCAACTATTTTAGATAAGATTTTCGAGCCTTATTTTACAACAAAACATGCGAGTGCTGGCACTGGCTTGGGGCTTTATATGAGTAAGATGATTATCAATAATAGTATGCAAGGACTTATCGTTGCAGAGAATTGCAATGATGGAGTCTGTTTCACTATCACTATTCCTTCAGTCAAAGAGTAA